The Chloroflexi bacterium ADurb.Bin180 genome segment CTGGCAGTGCATCCGGACTGGCGCGGCCGCCGGCTGGGTGAGCTGCTGTTGGTGACTCTGATTGAGCGATCCTGTGCTCTGAACGCCGCGGTGGTTACTCTGGAGGTGCGGGCGTCCAACCTAGTGGCGCAGCAGCTCTACCGCAAATACGGTTTTGAGACGGTTGGGCTGCGCAAAGGCTACTACTCTGACAATCATGAGGATGCGCTCATCATGACTACCGCTCCAGTCGGGACCGCCAGCTACCAGAGCCGGTTCCAGGAGCTAAAGAGTCTGTTGGCAGCGGCGCTTTCTGAGCAGTTGACGCTCAGTGCCTGCTAGGCTTACAATCAAAGCAGGAGATGCGGGATGCAACGCAAGACGAACTGGCTGCTGAGCCTCTTTACTGCATTTGTGGATGGCCTGATGATCGTGGCCGCGTTCCTCGCTGCCTACTATCTCCGGCGGGTGACCCAATACCCAAGGCCATTGAACGAGCATCCCTTCACCTACTATGCCGGCATGCTCGCCATTCACACGGCAACTACGCTGGTCACCTTCTTCTTTTTCCGCGTCTACCACTTCAGGCACGGCTCGTCGCGGATTGACCGCTCGTACACCATCGTCGCTGCCATCTCCTTCGGCTCTGTGGCGGCCATTGCCCTGACGGCCTTTGTCTACAAGAACGAGCTGGACTATCCCCGGGCCATGGTGATCTACGCCTGGGTGCTTTCGATCCTGTTCGTGATGGTGGGAAGGTTATTGACTGGCTGGCTGCATTCGCGCTTCCGTCGGAGCAACCCGACCCGGGTGATCGTCGTTGGGGCGGGAGATGTGGGACGAATGATCATGCAAAAGATCACCCAGTCCCCTCAGCTTGGCTACCAGATGGTCGGCTTTGCCGATGACCTCCCGGGGCGCAAGGACGTGAGTGGCTTTCCCGTGCTGGGGCAGACCCACCAATTGCGCCACCTCATTGAGCAGCACGATGTCACCGAGGTCATCATCGGCCTGCCTGAGGCCAGCCATGAGCAAGTGCTCGACCTGATTTCTCAGGCGGAACAACAGAAGGCCACCGTACGAGTATTCCCGGACGTGTTTCAGATCATCGCCTCCGAGATCAGCATCGATGACCTGAATGGCCTGCCTCTGCTGACCGTGCGCGATGTTGCCCTGCGCGGCTGGAGGATGGCCGTCAAGAGAGGGATGGACCTCCTCGTGAGCGGGCTCACGCTGGTCGTGATCTCGCCCATGATGATGTTCATTGCCCTCTTGATCAAGCTGGACAGCCCGGGGCCGGTATTCTACGCGCAGGAACGAATGGGACTGGACGCCAAGCCGTTCCAGGTACTCAAGTTCCGCTCCATGCGGGCCGATGCCGAAAAGGACACCGGCCCGGTGTGGGCCAAGAAGAACGATCCGCGCGTCACCCGACTGGGCAATTTCATCCGACGCCATTCGCTGGACGAGCTGCCGCAGTTCATCAATGTTTTGGTCGGCGATATGAGCCTGGTGGGTCCACGGCCAGAGCGGCCGGTTTTCGTGGAGCAATTCCGGCAGGTGGTTCCGCGCTACATGGACCGCCACAGAGAAAAGGCCGGCCTCACCGGGTGGGCGCAGGTCAATGGTCTGCGCGGTGACACATCGATCATCGAGCGAACCAAGTACGACCTGTGGTACATTGAGAACTGGTCCGTCTGGCTGGACATAAAGATCATCATCAAGACGGCCTTTGGCCTGTTCCGCGACGAGAACGCCTACTAGTCCCGTAGTGAGTCTCCCCTTTCGACCTGGCCCAGCTCGGTCGCCGGGCTGCCTTTCGGGCCGCCAGCGCCATTAGACTTTTATATGAGTCTACTCAAGACTATTGACATTGGCGCCATATCGTGTTATGATGCTAGCACTCGGTTGGCGAGAGTGCTAACCGAGTTCGCGTGATAGGAGACCGGTTGTGGAAGAGCTGACCCAGAGACAACAGGATACCCTGGGCTTTGTGGTGCGCGAGTACATCGCCACCGCCAAAGCTGTTGGTTCCGATACCATCTGCCAGTCCTGTGGACTGGGGGTTAGTTCGGCTACCATTCGCAACGAGCTGGCAGCGCTGGCTGAGCTGGGGTACTTGTCCCAGCCGCATACGTCCGCTGGCCGTGTGCCGACGGCCAAGGGCTATCGCTACTTTGTCGAACGGCTGATGCAGCAGTCCGAGCTGCCGGTGTCGGAACAGACCATGATCCGCCACCAGTTTCATCAGGTGAGCCAGGATCTCGATCAGTGGATGCGGCTGGCGGCTACGGTGCTGGCCAAGATCTCGCAAAGCGCATCGGTGATCGCTGCTCCGCAGTCGCGGCAGGCGCACTTTCGCCACGTTGAGCTCATCTCGATCAGCGAGATGACGGGGCTGATGATCCTGGTTCTTCAGGATGGGTCGGTGCACCAGCAGATGATGGTGTACGGCGGTCCGGTGTCTCAGGAGCAGTTGAGCCAGGTATCGAACCGGCTGAATGCTCGCTTTGCAAACCTGGGCACAGCCGCGGCGCACTCGAGAGCTGCGGAGGACGTCGGCGGAGACGATGAGGCCCTGGTCGGGGACGTCAGCCGCAGGATGGTCGACTTGATGCGCGGCTACGAGTCACAGAGCAGCCGAGAGATCTACCGCGACGGGCTGGTGCACATTCTGCGACAGCCCGAGTTCGAAGAAATCGGACGCGCCAGACAGGTCGTACAGGTGCTGGAGCAAGACAGCGCGCTGGAAGCGATCTTTGGCCGGGTGCACCTGGCTAACGGCGTGCAGGTAATCATTGGCAGCGAAGACAAGTTCGACGATATACGGGATTGCAGCCTGGTGCTCTCCGGTTATGGGTTTCCAGGTGGCGTCGACGGAGTGGTAGGAGTACTCGGACCGATGCGTATGCCCTACGGCCGGGCTGTCTCCGCAGTGCGCTATGTGGCCGGGCTGATGAATGATCTTTTGCATCACCTTTATGGCGAATAGACGTGACAAGCAACATCGTGGGAGGATTGTGACATGGGTAAGATAATCGGAATTGATCTTGGTACTACGTTCTCGGTGGTAGCGGTTATGGAAGGCGGCGAGCCAGTCGTCATCCCAACTTCTGAGGGTGAGCGGCTCTGTCCGTCGGTGGTCGCGGTCAACCCCAAGTCCGGCGAACGTATGGTCGGGTGGGTAGCGCGGCGCCAGGCCGTGACCAATCCGGAGAATACCGTTTTCTCGATCAAGCGTCTGATGGGACGCAAGTTCAATGATCCGCTGGTGCAGAAGGCGATGAAGCGTCTGCCCTACAAGATCACCGAGGCCAGCAACGGCGATGCCTGGGTGTCGATGGGCGGCAAGCAATACTCGCCGCCAGAGATCTCGGCCATGATCCTGCAAAAGCTCAAGACCGATGCCGAGGCCTATCTTGGCGAAAAGGTCACGCAGGCAGTGATCACCGTTCCGGCCTACTTTAACGACTCGCAGCGCCAGGCTACAAAAGACGCCGGCCGCATCGCTGGCCTGGAAGTCCTGCGCATCATCAACGAGCCGACGGCCTCGTCTCTGGCCTACGGCCTTGACAAGAAGAAGGACGAGCAGATCGCCGTCTATGACCTGGGCGGTGGAACGTTCGATATCTCGATCCTCAGCATCGGCGATGGCGTATTCGAGGTCAATTCGACCAACGGAGACACCTTCCTTGGCGGTGATGACTTTGACTTGCGGGTCATTGACTGGATCGCCGACGAGTTCAAGCGCGAGAATGGCGTTGACCTGCGGCAGGATCGTATGGCCCTGCAGCGACTGAAGGAAGCAGCCGAAAAGGCGAAGAAGGAGCTTTCCACGGTGATGCAGACCGAGATCAACCTGCCCTTTATCACGGCTGATCAGTCTGGCCCGAAGCACCTGGTAATGACCCTGACCAGAGCCAAGCTGGAGCAGTTGGTGGGCGATCTGGTTGAACGCACTACTGAGCCGGTGGGGCAGGCCCTGAAGGACGCCAAGCTCAACCCGTCTGACGTAGATGAGGTCGTGCTGGTCGGCGGCCAGACGCGTATGCCGCTGGTGCAAGAGGTCGTACGCAAGTTCTTTGGCAAAGAGCCCAACAAGAGCGTGAATCCTGACGAGGTAGTGAGCATTGGCGCGGCCATCCAGGCCGCAGTGCTGGGCGGCGAAGTCAAGGATGTGCTCCTGCTCGACGTGACGCCTCTGACCCTGGGCATCGAAACCCTGGGCGCCGTGGCCACGCCGATCATCGAGCGCAATACGACTATCCCGACCAAGAAGAGCCAGATCTTTTCTACGGCGGCTGATGGGCAAACGAGCGTGGAGATCCACGTGGTCCAGGGCGAGCGTCCTATGGCAGCAGACAACAAGACCCTGGGGCGTTTCATCCTGGATGGTATCCCGCCTGCTCCGCGAGGCATCCCGCAGGTCGAGGTTGCCTTTGACATCGATGCCGATGGCATCCTGCACGTGAGTGCCAAGGACAAGGCTACCGGACGCGAGCAGAAGATCACCATCACCGCGTCGAGTGGCCTGGCCAAGGACGAAGTTGACCGGATGGTTCGCGATGCCGAGCGCTTTGCCAATGACGACCGCCAGCGCAAGGAAGAGGTAGAGGTACGCAACAACGCCGACTCACTGGCGTACCAGGCAGAAAAGACGCTGCGTGACCTTGGCGACAAGGTCCCCGCTGACGTCAAGAATGAGGTCGAGGGCAAAGTCGCTGCGGTTCGCTCTGCCTTGCAGGGCAAGGACACGCAGAGAATGCGCAGCACGGCGCAGGAACTGAGCGAGTCGCTGCAGCGCATCGGCTCGGCGATGTACCAGCAGCCCGGGCCGGAGCAGCAGCAACCGGGTAACGGTGGAGGCGAGCAAAAGCCGCCCGAAGACGGAACGGTAGAGGGCGAGTTCCGCGAGGTCTAGCCACTACAGATGTGCACAACCGGGGGAGAGCCGAAAGGCCCTCCCCCGTTCTTTTGTCGGGGAGAGGGTATCGGGTATACTAGCGAATTCGATCCCAGATGGGTGCCGGGCGAAGGATGAGACGGCCTGGACCCTGACGGCTCACTGAGAACCGGGTCACAGAGCGGAGTATGAGCAGCAAACGAGACTATTACGAGATCCTCGGTGTAGGCAGGCAGGCAAG includes the following:
- the wcaJ_2 gene encoding UDP-glucose:undecaprenyl-phosphate glucose-1-phosphate transferase, which gives rise to MQRKTNWLLSLFTAFVDGLMIVAAFLAAYYLRRVTQYPRPLNEHPFTYYAGMLAIHTATTLVTFFFFRVYHFRHGSSRIDRSYTIVAAISFGSVAAIALTAFVYKNELDYPRAMVIYAWVLSILFVMVGRLLTGWLHSRFRRSNPTRVIVVGAGDVGRMIMQKITQSPQLGYQMVGFADDLPGRKDVSGFPVLGQTHQLRHLIEQHDVTEVIIGLPEASHEQVLDLISQAEQQKATVRVFPDVFQIIASEISIDDLNGLPLLTVRDVALRGWRMAVKRGMDLLVSGLTLVVISPMMMFIALLIKLDSPGPVFYAQERMGLDAKPFQVLKFRSMRADAEKDTGPVWAKKNDPRVTRLGNFIRRHSLDELPQFINVLVGDMSLVGPRPERPVFVEQFRQVVPRYMDRHREKAGLTGWAQVNGLRGDTSIIERTKYDLWYIENWSVWLDIKIIIKTAFGLFRDENAY
- the dnaK gene encoding Chaperone protein DnaK, with product MGKIIGIDLGTTFSVVAVMEGGEPVVIPTSEGERLCPSVVAVNPKSGERMVGWVARRQAVTNPENTVFSIKRLMGRKFNDPLVQKAMKRLPYKITEASNGDAWVSMGGKQYSPPEISAMILQKLKTDAEAYLGEKVTQAVITVPAYFNDSQRQATKDAGRIAGLEVLRIINEPTASSLAYGLDKKKDEQIAVYDLGGGTFDISILSIGDGVFEVNSTNGDTFLGGDDFDLRVIDWIADEFKRENGVDLRQDRMALQRLKEAAEKAKKELSTVMQTEINLPFITADQSGPKHLVMTLTRAKLEQLVGDLVERTTEPVGQALKDAKLNPSDVDEVVLVGGQTRMPLVQEVVRKFFGKEPNKSVNPDEVVSIGAAIQAAVLGGEVKDVLLLDVTPLTLGIETLGAVATPIIERNTTIPTKKSQIFSTAADGQTSVEIHVVQGERPMAADNKTLGRFILDGIPPAPRGIPQVEVAFDIDADGILHVSAKDKATGREQKITITASSGLAKDEVDRMVRDAERFANDDRQRKEEVEVRNNADSLAYQAEKTLRDLGDKVPADVKNEVEGKVAAVRSALQGKDTQRMRSTAQELSESLQRIGSAMYQQPGPEQQQPGNGGGEQKPPEDGTVEGEFREV
- the hrcA gene encoding Heat-inducible transcription repressor HrcA, which encodes MEELTQRQQDTLGFVVREYIATAKAVGSDTICQSCGLGVSSATIRNELAALAELGYLSQPHTSAGRVPTAKGYRYFVERLMQQSELPVSEQTMIRHQFHQVSQDLDQWMRLAATVLAKISQSASVIAAPQSRQAHFRHVELISISEMTGLMILVLQDGSVHQQMMVYGGPVSQEQLSQVSNRLNARFANLGTAAAHSRAAEDVGGDDEALVGDVSRRMVDLMRGYESQSSREIYRDGLVHILRQPEFEEIGRARQVVQVLEQDSALEAIFGRVHLANGVQVIIGSEDKFDDIRDCSLVLSGYGFPGGVDGVVGVLGPMRMPYGRAVSAVRYVAGLMNDLLHHLYGE